Part of the Sinorhizobium sp. BG8 genome, AGCGGGTTCTTCTATCACTTCCGTGACAAGACCGAACTCGCCAAGGCGCTCATGCAGCGCTACATTGAGGACGACGAGCAGGTGTTCGACGACGTCTTCGGGCGCGCCCGCGAGCTGATGGAAGATCCTTTGCAGTCCTTTCTCGTTGGGCTCAAGCTTCTCGCCGAACGCCTCTCGGACCTCCCCAACGGCCACCCGGGCTGCCTGATCGCGACGAGCTGCTACAACGAGCAGCTCTTCGACAAGGCGATCCAGGATATCAACCGCGGGGCCGTGCTGATCTGGCGCAAGCGCTTCCGCGGCATGTTCGAAGAGATCATGGCCGTCCACGAGCCGCGCGAGCAGATCGATGTGGACCAGCTGGCGGACATGGTTTCGACTGTGCTGGAAGGTGGCATCGTCATGTCGAAGGCGCTGAAGGAACCAGCCGTTCTCGCCGAACAGATCCTTGTCTTCCGCGGCTTCGTGAAGCTGTTGTTCGAGCGCCGGTAGAAGGAAACAACCGGCGCCTTTCGAATAAATGTCCTACGTCCTTCGTCATAGATGCAGGCCGGGGCGATGACTGCGATGCGCAGGAGCCTCTGTGGTTACCCCTATTGAAGGTAGGAGATACGGTTGTGCAACGGACACTCGCCGAAGTCTTTGCGTTGCTTGTCTTTCTAGGGCTTTCGATGGCCCTGACGGCAGCCTGGAGCGTCGACGGTCACGCTGTCTTGCTCGGCGACGGCACTGTCGCGACGCAAGGCGGTCATCTCGATCCGAGCCAGGGACGGTAAGGCCGTCTCCCCGAAGTTACCACCGGTGCCGGGCAGCCGGGACCTGAGAGCGGAACGACACGTTTCCGCCCTCGATTGAGGCTCAAACCTCCTCGAACGCCGTCTCTTCTCAGGCAGGCCGCCAGGCCTGTTCCCGGGAAACGTGCCCGCCGTTGCGACGTTCACGGCTCTCGAAAGAGCCGCAGGGACGGGCACCTCGTTCTCCCAACCGGGATCTCACATCTTTTCTGCGACCTTGACGGCAAACGCGTACTCGAAGGCGATCTCCTCGAGCCGCTGGAAGCGTCCTGAGGCACCGCCGTGGCCCGCACCCATGTTGGTGCGCAGCAGGATCGGCGCGCTGCCGGCGGCGTGCTCCCTGAGCTTTGCCACCCATTTCGTCGGCTCCCAGTAGGTCACGCGCGGGTCCGTGAGGCCCGAGAGCGCCAGGATCGGCGGATACTCCTTTGCGCCCACATTGTCGTAGGGCGAATAGGAGGCCATCAACTCGTAGAATTTCTGGGACTCGATGGGATTGCCCCATTCCGCCCATTCCGGCGGGGTCAGTGGCAGGGTGTCGTCCAGCATCGTATTGAGCACGTCGACGAAGGGCACGGCCGCGATGATGCCGCCGAACTTCTCCGGAGCCATGTTGACGATGGCCCCCATCAGCATGCCGCCTGCTGACCCGCCCTCGGCGACGATCTTCGCGTAGGACGTGAACTTCTCTTGATTCAGATAGTCCGCGGCAGCGATGAAGTCCTTGAAGGTATTGGTCTTTTTCTCCATCTTGCCGTCTTCGTACCAGGCAAATCCCTTGTCCTTGCCACCGCGGATATGGGCGATCGCATAGACGAAGCCCCGGTCGGCAAGCGACAGGCAGTTGGTGTTGAACGAGGCCGGAATGCTGATCCCGTAGGCGCCGTAGCCGTAGAGCAGGCAGGGCGCCGAGCCGTCGAGCGGCGTGTCCTTGCGATAGAGCAGGGTGACGGGAACACGCTCGCCGTCCCAGGCGGGGGCGAAGACGCGGCGCGTCACGTAGTCGGCCGGATCGTGACCGGAGGGGACCTCCTGCGTCTTCAGCAGCGTGCGCGCGCGGGTCGTCATGTCGTAGTCGAAAAGCTGCGAGGGCGTCGTCATGGAGGAGTAGGAGAAGCGGATGACGTCGGTGTCGTATTCCGCCGCCCCGGAGAGCCCCAGCGAATAGGCCTCCTCGGCGAATGCAATCTCGTGTTCCTCGCCGCTGCGGCGGTCGCGCACGATGATGCGCGGCAGTCCCTCGTGGCGCTCAAGCCAGACGAGATGGCGGGCAAAGGCCATGTGATTGAGGATCAGCGTTCCCGGGCGATGCGGAACCACGTCCTTCCAGTTTTCGCGCTCGGGCGCCGTCACCGGCGCTTCCATGATCTTGAAGTCCTTTGCGCCGTCGGCATTGGTCAGGATGTAGAAGACGTCGCCGCCTTCCGTCATCGAATATTCAAGCCCGGTGTGGCGCGGGGCGACGATGGCCGGTTCCGCCAGAAGGTCCTTCGTCGAGAGCAGGCGATACTCACTCGTCTCGTGGTCATGGATGTCGATGTAGATGAAGTCGTCCAGCAGCGAGCCGCCGACCGACATGAAGAACCCTGGGTCGTGTTCCTCGTAGACGAGGCGGTCGCTGGACTGCGGTTCGCCGAGAATGTGGTGGAAGATCTTCGACGGGCGGTGGTTCTCGTCCTGGAGCGTATAGAAGAAGCTCTTGCCGTCGGGCGCCCAGACCCCGTCGCCGCCGGTGTTCTCGATGACGTCGCCGCGGTCCTTGCCGCTTTCGAGTTCCCGCACGCGAAGCGTGAAGTACTCGGATCCCTTGTCGTCATAGCCCCAGATGCCGAGCGTGTGGTCGGTGGTGTGGTTGATGCCGGCAAGGCGGAAGTACTCCTTGCCCTCGGCCTCCCTGTCTCCGTCGAGCAGGATCGTGCGCTCGCCGCCGTCGCGCGGTTCGCGGAAATAGCGCGGCTGCTCGCCGCCGGTGACAAAGGAGGAGCCGTAGGCATAGGCGCCGTCCTTCACCGGCACGGAGCTGTCGTCCTCCTTGATGCGCCCGCGCATCTCGGCAAAAAGCGTCTTCTGCAACGCTTCGGTATCGGCCATCGCCGCCATCACATACTCGTTCTCGGCCTCGAGATGCGCGCGGATTTCCGGATCGAGAATGGACGTGTCCTTGAACATCGCCTGCCAGTTCTCGGCGCGGAACCAGGCGTAGTCGTCGGTCCGGGTGATCCCGTGCCGCGTGTCGCTCACGGGCTTCTTCGTTGCGATCGGGGCGGAAGGCAGGTTCTTGAAGGCTGACAAGGAGAACTCCGGAAAAACGGTATGGGTCAGGCCAACAGAGATAGAGAGACGCAGAGTGCGCATCAAGGCGCAATCTGCGAGCCGCCCTTACCGAAGATCCGGGTGCCCGCCAGCGGCACGATTGAATCAGAATGCGCGGACTTCGCCATAACCGTTTGAATAAAAGCGGTTTTGGCGGTGGGGCAGCGGTCTAGCGGCGCTGCCCCTTGATGTTCATGTCGAAGATGACGATGTCGAGATAGATCGGCTCGCCAGCGGCCATCTTGTAGCGGGAGCGGTGCACGCGCCCTTCGACGTTGAAGGCGATGGAGCCGCTGCTCCAGTCGGTGAGCCTGACGTTGAAGGTCTCCCGCCGCGAAACGCCCTTGGCGGTCAGCGTGCCCTCGACGACCGCCGTGTCGGAGCTTGTTTGCCGAACTGAGGTCGAGCGGAATGTCACCTGCGGAAAGTTCTCGGCGTCGAAGACCGCACTCGAGCGCAGGAAATCCGCGATCCGTCCGTCCTTCGTCGTGACGCTTCCCGGAAACAGCGTGAAGTTGACCGTCGACGCGGACACATTGTTACTGTTGATCTTGAATGTTCCCGAGAACTTGTTGAACACACCGGAAATGCCGCCGCCGCCAACCTGGTCGACGGAGAAGCCGATCCGCGACGCGTTCGCGATGCGATAGGTGCCGGCGGCGTCCTTGAGGTCGGGGGCATTGGCGAGCGCCATGGGCGCGGCCGACAGAAGCGCGGCAAGCACGCCCGCGCCGATCAGGCATACGGATTTCATGAATCACATCCTTCCTGCCGAGCCCGGCTCCTTCGAGCCTGCCGGCGTTCGATTGGCGGCATCGGGCCTTCTCCGGATGCCGAGCATGCGCGTGAGAACCTCGTCCTTCCTGAAAAGATGGTGATGGAATGCCGCCGCCGCGTGCAGGCCGACAAGCCCCAGCATGACATAGGCGGCAAGCGCGTGGACCTCCGTCCAGAAGGTCTCTGCGCTCTCGGTCTGCGCCAGCGGAAGATGCGGGAAGACGAACAGGTTGAAGAAGAAGGTCGGGATGTTGAGCGTCGAGGTCGAGGCGACCGCCCAGCCGGCAAGCGGCACGGCAAGCGTGAGGATGGCGAGCCCGACATGCGTTGCGACCGAAGCCCTCCGCTCGAGCGGCCCGAGGCCAGCCACCGCAGCCGGGTGGCCTCGAAGGATCCACCACAGCACGCGAAGCAGGGCGAGGCCCAGCACGACAAGTCCGATGGATTTGTGCCACTGGTAGAGCGAGAACTGCAGGAGAGGATCGATCTTCATCCGCCGCATCACGAAGCCGAGCGCGATGAGGCCAAGGATCAGCACTGCGATGAGCCAGTGGAGGCCGATAGCCACCCATCCGAATCCAGTATCGCGATCGCGCGCCATGACGCCTGCCTCCTTGGAGGGATGTTTAAACAGACGTTAGTGGAGAGGCGTTTATTCCTTTCCGCAGCGTTTGGGTGCCCAGCCTGTGACGGATGACAAGCAGGAATGGGCCTGGCGCGGGAGCGTCACAGTTCAGACGCTTTTGCGGCGAATGGAGATGCGCAAATGATCGATCAACCAGGTCCCGCAGGCAGATTGCGCACGATGCTACGTTTCCTCTCCTCAGTGGCGCTCGCGCTTGTGCTTGCAACCCCGGCATCTGCGTCGCCCAAGCTTCTGGAGCCGAAACTCCACTTCGGCAAGGGGCATGACGGCGGGCTTCGCGTGGCGCTGACCTTCGATGCCTGCATGGGCAAGGTCGACAAGCGGATCCTCTCGGTTCTCCTCGAGGAGCATATCCCGGCGACCCTCTTCGTGACCGCCCGCTGGCTGAAACACAATCCTGAAGCGACCGCCGTGCTGCTCGCTCATCCAGACCTTTTCGAAATCGAGAATCACGGCGCCATGCATGTGCCGGCGGTGGATTATCCGGCTTCGATTTACGGGATCACCGCGGGTGGCTCTCCGAGGCCGTCGCCCGCGAGGTTGAGGGCGGCGGTGCCGCCATCGTGGCGGCGGGCGCGCCGCAGCCCCACTGGTTCCGGGGCGCAACGGCGAAGTACACGGCGACGTCCATCGCCGAGATCGCCAAGCTCGGCTACCGCATCGCGGGCTATTCCATCAACGGCGACGACGGCTCGCTGCTCGGCGCAAAGGCGGCCCGGAAGCGGATCGCCGCCGCGCGCGACGGCGACGTCGTGATCGCCCACATAAACCAGCCGACGCATGCGGCCGGAGAAGGCGTCGCCCAGGGAATTCTAGACCTGAAGGCGAGGGGGGCGACCTTCATTCGCCTGTCGGAAGGTTCCGATCAGGTGCCGGTGCCGGCACTCTGAACATGCCTTTCGGGGCCGTATGCCTCGTCACCGCGCCGACCTGAGCGTCCGCTGGGTGTGGTCGATGAAGGCGCGGACCTTCGCCGTCTGGGCGTGCCGGTCGAGATAGCAGGCATAGAAATCGAAGGGTTCGTGCTCGACGGCGGCAATGCCCGCTGACGGGTCGCCGGCAAAGAGCGGCACCAGCTTCCCCTTCTCGATGAGCGGCGCGGAAATGAAGCTGCCGATCCGCGCAATACCGGCGCCCGAGAGCGCAAGCTCCGCCAGCGTGTCGATGTCGTTGCTGACGACCGTTGCCCTCAGCTTCGGCTCGAAGCGGACGCCGTCGCGCAGGAAGGCCCAGCGAAACAGCCGGCCGTGGACCGGCAGCCGGTATATCAGGCAGTCGTGATGCTCCAGCTCCTCCGGCGTCTTCGGCATTCCCTTGCGGGCGATGTAGGAAGGGGAAGCACAGATCGGCATAGGCACGGAGACGAGCTTGCGCGCGATGAGGGCGGGTTCGAGCTGCTGGCCGAACCTGACGGAGATGTCGATGCTCTCCGCGATATGGTCGATCGCCCCATCGTGCATCACGAGTTCGACGGAGACGTCCGGGTAGCGCTGGATGAAGGACGAGACGGCGGGTGCCAGCACATGGCGGCCGAAGGCGACCGAGGAGGCGATGCGCAATTCTCCGCGCGGCGTGTCGTCCCGGGGCGCGATGGCTGCCGCGGCAAGATCGAGGTCCTCGATCACGCCTCGCACGCGACCGAAATAGACCTTGCCGCTTTCGGTGAGGCCGAGGCGCCGGGTCGTGCGCTGGAGCAGGCGCGTTCCGAGCGACTTTTCCAGGCGCGCGATGCTCTGGCTGGCGGCGGCAGGTGTGATGCCGAGGCGGCGTGCGGCCGCCGCGATACTGCCTTCCTCGACGCTGCGAACGAAGGCTTCTATGCCCTTGAGCGTATCCATTAATTTGTGTCGTGGTTCGAGTGCCTATTCGATAGTTTCGCTTAATACTGAACCAGCCGATCAAAGGCTACCGCCCGCCGGCAAAATTCGTAGGTTGGCACCCCACGCTCATCGATGGAGTTTCAATGTCGAACGACCAGCGCTCTTCCGGCAGCCGCACGATTGCCCGCAAGCTTCCACCACAGGCCGTGCCCTACGCCTTCGCCTTCTTCATGGCCGGCATCATGGCTTTCCTCATGTGCTGCACGGTCGTGGCGGCCAATACCGGCATCGACGCCGGTTATCCCTTGCGCGTGCTGAAGTCCTACCAGTTGGCGATGCCGGTCGCCTTCTTCGGCGTGCTCGTCGTGAGGCCGATCGTGGTCCGGCTCGTCGGCTTCGTGTGCCATCCGCACTAACAGGCCTGACCGCACTAATAGGTCTGATGATCGCGAACGCGGCATCAACCCGGCAGGTCGGGCCGGTTCTTGCGGCCGGGCCGCAGTTCGTCGGCGATCGTCATGCCGATGATCGAGATCGGCAGCGCCAGCATCGCACCCGCCGCGCCCCACATCCAGCTCCAGAAGATGATGGCCGAGAAGACGAGGAACGGGTTGACCTCGAGCCTGCGGCCCATGATCGCCGGCATCACCAGGTTTTCCATCAGCAGGTGGACCGTGAAGAACGCGGCCGCGGGAGCAAGGCCCGCCATGATCGTCTCGTGCGTCAGAAGACCCGCCACGCCGAACGCCAGCGTGATCGCGGCAATTCCGAGGAAGGGCACGAAGCTCGAGAGGAAGGCAAACAGTCCCCACAGCAAAGGGTTACCCAGCCCCGCGACGAACGCGATGATCGCGGCGATGATCCCGAGCCCGCAGTAAACCAGAGCCGCGGTCGCGAAGTAGAAGCCCAGCGCGCCGTCGATAGCGTTGAGGACGCGGATCGTCGAAAGGCGCTGATGCCGATGCGGGAAGGCGAGGATCAGCATCCGGCGCAGCTTGATGCGTCCGGACAGGAAGAGCGCCAGCGCGGCGAAGAAAATGAGCGTCTGCAGCAGCGCGGGAGTGAGGCTCGCCGAAACGATCGAGAGCACGCTGCCGGTATTCTGCAGCAGCACCTCGGGGGAGATCGACCCGAAGGAAAGCGAGCCCGGCGTCATGCGCAGCCAGGGAAACCTTTCCAGCATCGGGGTTACGCGCTCGATCGCGTGGCGGACGATCTCGGGTGCCCTGGACGCCAGTTCCATCATCGGATCGACGAGCGCGCCGGCCATCAGGAAGACGCCCAGCCCAAGGGCGGTGGTGAGCAGGATTGCCGTCATGAGCGGAGGGATCCCGAGCGCGACGAGCTTCTCGGAGGTAAGCCCGAGGATGAGCCCGATGACGACCGCAAAGCACATGGGGATGAGGATCTGCGCCATGAAGGAAACGGTGGCGGCCGCGAGGATCACGAAGATGCCGATTGCGGCCCAGGCGGCCGTGATGTCGAGCCCCGTCTTGCGTTGCCGGACATACTGGACGGGTCCCTGCTTTACACCCGGCAGTCCGCTCTTTTCCTTCGTCGAGAGATCCCCGTTTCGTGTTTCTGGCCGGCGCAAGGTTTCGTGCATGTCGATATCCCCCGTGTGGCCCTTCGAACGTACGAAGTCGATGGAAGTTCCGCGCGGCGTGACCCGGTTGCGAAAATCTTCGCGACCGGACGCACATCTTCGTGAGCGCACGTGCCCTGAAATGACCACATTGGTTGCCGAGGTCGGCGGCCGACCGCTTCAGACGGAATCAAGAGCAAGAATGATCAAGAGATTTACCACCTTCGCCGTGGGCCTGACCCTGGCTTCCTCCGCGCATGCAGTCGACGGCAGCGTCAGGCGGCAGCTCGAGGCACTCAGCCCCGAGGAGAGGATCGAGCAGCGTTGCGACATGGAGGCGATGGAGCAGATCGGCGGCGCCAGGAAGGGATTTCGCCCTGACAAGGTGATCGCCTATGCCTTCGGCGACCCGAAGCAGTCCGAGGATCTGCTGAAGACCCGTGGGGCCGTGTTCCGCAGCAAGGGCGAATGGTACCGGCTGGCCTATCGCTGCGAAACGACGGCTGACGGGCTCGACATCCGCTCCTTCAAGTTCAAGATCGGCGAGAGGGTCCCGCGCGAGGACTGGCAGGCGCACTACCTCTACGATTGAGGCGTGCGCCCTTTGTAAATCAGGCGACCAGGTTGAGGCCGATGCCCCAGGGGTCGATCAGCGACAGCCTCTCGCCCTGACGGGTCGTGGGGATTTCCAGTTCCTCGAGCTTCTTGGCGGCGGTCTCGAATTTGGCCGCGTCGTTGAACTGGATCGTGTAATCCGAAAGCCCGGTCATGTTGCTCTGCCGCTTCGGCTGGCCGCGCGAATTCCAGACATTGGCGCCGATGTGGTGGTGATACTTGCCCGAGGCGAAGAAGCTTGCGCCCGGATACCGCGCCATGAGGTCGAGGCCCAACACGTCGCGGAAGAAGCCGTCGGCCTCGGGAATATCGGAAACCTGAAGGTGGATATGGCCAATGGCCGTTCCGTCCGCCTGGCCGCCCCAGGACTCCTTGGGGCTTTCGTCGTAGAGCTTCTGCAGGTCGAGCGGCAGCGTGGCCATCTTCACGGTGCCGTCGGGCACGTAGTTCCACTCCGAGCGGTCGCGGTCGCGATAGATCTCGATGCCGTTGCCTTCCGGGTCGTCCAGGTAGATCGCCTCGCTGACGAGATGATCGGAGGCGCCGGTAAGCGCAATGCCGCTATGGGCGGCATGGACCAGCCAGCGTCCGAGCTCGAAGCGGTCCGGTACGAGAAACGCCGTGTGGAAGAGGCCGGGGGCGTTGCGCGGCGCGCGCGCCGCATTGGCGGCGGTCGTCAGCGTCAGCAGCGGGCGTCCGGCGACGCCAAGCGTCTGTCCGAATGCCGACTTCTCGAGCACGGAGAGACCCATCGCCTTCTGGTACCAGTCGGAAAGCATCGGCAGGTCGGAAACCACGAGGTGGGAGTGGTCGATGTAGGCCGGCATGTCGAGGGCGTGGGTCGGCTGGGTTGCGGTCGTCTCGGTGGTCATTCTGGAAGTCTCCGCATGCGGGGCGCCGCCCGGCACGGCCGCCAGTCCTGCCGCCGTCAGGCTCAGGAAAGTTCGGCGGTCGATCGCGGCCATGTCTAACCCCTTGGTTGCGGCTTCTTGCGAAACCGGTGTGTTGACCCGGAATATGGCGAAGAAGCCGTGTTCAAGGAAGTCCAACGATTGACGAATTACTGTCAACGCCACGTTGACAATGCGGTTTCGAATCCGAAGAGAAAGTCTTCGTTATTCTTGGTTGCAGCATGTTATTGTCATGT contains:
- a CDS encoding LysR family transcriptional regulator, which codes for MDTLKGIEAFVRSVEEGSIAAAARRLGITPAAASQSIARLEKSLGTRLLQRTTRRLGLTESGKVYFGRVRGVIEDLDLAAAAIAPRDDTPRGELRIASSVAFGRHVLAPAVSSFIQRYPDVSVELVMHDGAIDHIAESIDISVRFGQQLEPALIARKLVSVPMPICASPSYIARKGMPKTPEELEHHDCLIYRLPVHGRLFRWAFLRDGVRFEPKLRATVVSNDIDTLAELALSGAGIARIGSFISAPLIEKGKLVPLFAGDPSAGIAAVEHEPFDFYACYLDRHAQTAKVRAFIDHTQRTLRSAR
- a CDS encoding DUF2798 domain-containing protein, coding for MSNDQRSSGSRTIARKLPPQAVPYAFAFFMAGIMAFLMCCTVVAANTGIDAGYPLRVLKSYQLAMPVAFFGVLVVRPIVVRLVGFVCHPH
- a CDS encoding TetR/AcrR family transcriptional regulator, which codes for MRKGEETRGRILDAAEEAVLAKGFGATSIEELIAVTGITKSGFFYHFRDKTELAKALMQRYIEDDEQVFDDVFGRARELMEDPLQSFLVGLKLLAERLSDLPNGHPGCLIATSCYNEQLFDKAIQDINRGAVLIWRKRFRGMFEEIMAVHEPREQIDVDQLADMVSTVLEGGIVMSKALKEPAVLAEQILVFRGFVKLLFERR
- a CDS encoding S9 family peptidase, with protein sequence MSAFKNLPSAPIATKKPVSDTRHGITRTDDYAWFRAENWQAMFKDTSILDPEIRAHLEAENEYVMAAMADTEALQKTLFAEMRGRIKEDDSSVPVKDGAYAYGSSFVTGGEQPRYFREPRDGGERTILLDGDREAEGKEYFRLAGINHTTDHTLGIWGYDDKGSEYFTLRVRELESGKDRGDVIENTGGDGVWAPDGKSFFYTLQDENHRPSKIFHHILGEPQSSDRLVYEEHDPGFFMSVGGSLLDDFIYIDIHDHETSEYRLLSTKDLLAEPAIVAPRHTGLEYSMTEGGDVFYILTNADGAKDFKIMEAPVTAPERENWKDVVPHRPGTLILNHMAFARHLVWLERHEGLPRIIVRDRRSGEEHEIAFAEEAYSLGLSGAAEYDTDVIRFSYSSMTTPSQLFDYDMTTRARTLLKTQEVPSGHDPADYVTRRVFAPAWDGERVPVTLLYRKDTPLDGSAPCLLYGYGAYGISIPASFNTNCLSLADRGFVYAIAHIRGGKDKGFAWYEDGKMEKKTNTFKDFIAAADYLNQEKFTSYAKIVAEGGSAGGMLMGAIVNMAPEKFGGIIAAVPFVDVLNTMLDDTLPLTPPEWAEWGNPIESQKFYELMASYSPYDNVGAKEYPPILALSGLTDPRVTYWEPTKWVAKLREHAAGSAPILLRTNMGAGHGGASGRFQRLEEIAFEYAFAVKVAEKM
- a CDS encoding YceI family protein, encoding MKSVCLIGAGVLAALLSAAPMALANAPDLKDAAGTYRIANASRIGFSVDQVGGGGISGVFNKFSGTFKINSNNVSASTVNFTLFPGSVTTKDGRIADFLRSSAVFDAENFPQVTFRSTSVRQTSSDTAVVEGTLTAKGVSRRETFNVRLTDWSSGSIAFNVEGRVHRSRYKMAAGEPIYLDIVIFDMNIKGQRR
- a CDS encoding AI-2E family transporter; translated protein: MHETLRRPETRNGDLSTKEKSGLPGVKQGPVQYVRQRKTGLDITAAWAAIGIFVILAAATVSFMAQILIPMCFAVVIGLILGLTSEKLVALGIPPLMTAILLTTALGLGVFLMAGALVDPMMELASRAPEIVRHAIERVTPMLERFPWLRMTPGSLSFGSISPEVLLQNTGSVLSIVSASLTPALLQTLIFFAALALFLSGRIKLRRMLILAFPHRHQRLSTIRVLNAIDGALGFYFATAALVYCGLGIIAAIIAFVAGLGNPLLWGLFAFLSSFVPFLGIAAITLAFGVAGLLTHETIMAGLAPAAAFFTVHLLMENLVMPAIMGRRLEVNPFLVFSAIIFWSWMWGAAGAMLALPISIIGMTIADELRPGRKNRPDLPG
- a CDS encoding cytochrome b, which translates into the protein MARDRDTGFGWVAIGLHWLIAVLILGLIALGFVMRRMKIDPLLQFSLYQWHKSIGLVVLGLALLRVLWWILRGHPAAVAGLGPLERRASVATHVGLAILTLAVPLAGWAVASTSTLNIPTFFFNLFVFPHLPLAQTESAETFWTEVHALAAYVMLGLVGLHAAAAFHHHLFRKDEVLTRMLGIRRRPDAANRTPAGSKEPGSAGRM
- a CDS encoding DUF930 domain-containing protein encodes the protein MIKRFTTFAVGLTLASSAHAVDGSVRRQLEALSPEERIEQRCDMEAMEQIGGARKGFRPDKVIAYAFGDPKQSEDLLKTRGAVFRSKGEWYRLAYRCETTADGLDIRSFKFKIGERVPREDWQAHYLYD
- a CDS encoding VOC family protein, yielding MTTETTATQPTHALDMPAYIDHSHLVVSDLPMLSDWYQKAMGLSVLEKSAFGQTLGVAGRPLLTLTTAANAARAPRNAPGLFHTAFLVPDRFELGRWLVHAAHSGIALTGASDHLVSEAIYLDDPEGNGIEIYRDRDRSEWNYVPDGTVKMATLPLDLQKLYDESPKESWGGQADGTAIGHIHLQVSDIPEADGFFRDVLGLDLMARYPGASFFASGKYHHHIGANVWNSRGQPKRQSNMTGLSDYTIQFNDAAKFETAAKKLEELEIPTTRQGERLSLIDPWGIGLNLVA